From Enterococcus mundtii, the proteins below share one genomic window:
- a CDS encoding DivIVA domain-containing protein — translation MALTPLDIQNKTFPTKMRGYNQDEVDDFLDLVVRDYEEVTQRNRELEKAVKHSEEKLEYFNELKDALNQSIIVAQDTADKVKTSASKESEVIVTSAQNKADEMVANAEKRAHQLTTDAEEKARRILTDATEKARQLATETEDLKKKTRVFHQRISLMLESQLEQVKSPEWDEILQPFSSYVTDSHEVIKEVLAKQLDNEIESDVHSETGVYESPVTAFDTQAIDLSIIPGEYEEE, via the coding sequence ATGGCTTTAACTCCATTAGATATTCAAAATAAAACATTCCCAACAAAAATGCGGGGATATAATCAAGACGAAGTAGATGATTTCTTAGATTTAGTTGTTCGTGATTACGAAGAAGTAACACAAAGAAATCGTGAGTTAGAAAAAGCAGTGAAGCATTCAGAAGAAAAACTTGAATACTTCAATGAACTGAAAGATGCGTTGAATCAATCGATTATCGTGGCACAAGATACAGCCGACAAAGTAAAAACAAGCGCAAGTAAAGAATCAGAAGTGATCGTGACTTCTGCACAAAATAAAGCAGACGAAATGGTAGCAAACGCTGAAAAACGCGCACACCAATTAACAACGGATGCAGAAGAAAAAGCCCGCCGTATCTTGACAGATGCGACTGAAAAAGCAAGACAATTGGCTACAGAAACAGAAGATTTGAAAAAGAAAACACGTGTATTCCATCAACGAATCAGCTTGATGTTGGAATCACAACTTGAACAAGTGAAAAGTCCAGAATGGGATGAAATCTTACAACCATTCTCGAGTTATGTAACAGACAGCCATGAAGTAATCAAAGAAGTTTTGGCAAAACAGCTTGACAATGAAATTGAAAGTGATGTACACTCTGAAACAGGAGTATACGAGTCTCCAGTGACTGCTTTTGATACGCAAGCAATCGATCTTTCGATCATTCCTGGAGAATACGAAGAAGAGTAG
- a CDS encoding YggT family protein has product MLLNLISRAAYFYSMILVVYALLSWFPGGYQSSLGRILAKICEPYISLFDRLPLRFGPMDFTVLASIVILNLAVQGLQHIVLWMITFAI; this is encoded by the coding sequence ATGTTACTTAATTTAATTTCACGTGCTGCATACTTTTATAGCATGATCCTAGTAGTCTATGCGTTACTATCTTGGTTTCCAGGAGGGTATCAATCTAGCCTTGGACGTATATTAGCAAAGATTTGTGAACCATATATCAGCCTATTCGATCGTTTGCCTTTAAGATTTGGACCAATGGATTTTACTGTCTTAGCATCAATTGTCATTTTAAATCTTGCTGTCCAAGGATTGCAGCATATCGTTTTATGGATGATTACGTTCGCTATTTAG
- a CDS encoding cell division protein SepF, with translation MPLLNRGAIANFFGLADEEEYEYEDYPEQQQVAKQPTKSNTQYQQHSPAVSQPIEKKQRPTTTSRPVGRENAPTNETKKVIELHQTSTKNTQKDQRQTRPSVQPNTQLAGKITVMEPRAYSEAMTIAKRIIAGEATLVNFRLVEEKQARRIVDFLTGTVYALDGDIKRVGDEIFLCTPAGLEIDSSTAQSFADGSMFDL, from the coding sequence ATGCCACTTTTAAACAGGGGAGCAATTGCTAATTTTTTCGGATTAGCTGATGAAGAAGAGTACGAATACGAAGATTATCCTGAACAACAACAGGTTGCTAAGCAACCAACTAAATCAAACACACAGTATCAACAACATTCTCCAGCTGTTTCACAGCCGATTGAAAAAAAACAACGCCCAACGACGACATCTCGTCCGGTTGGTCGTGAGAATGCGCCGACGAACGAAACAAAAAAAGTCATCGAATTACATCAAACTTCTACAAAAAATACGCAAAAAGACCAACGACAAACGAGACCATCTGTTCAACCTAACACACAGTTAGCAGGAAAAATCACAGTGATGGAACCTCGTGCCTACTCTGAAGCAATGACGATTGCTAAAAGGATCATTGCGGGAGAAGCAACATTAGTCAACTTTCGGTTAGTAGAAGAAAAGCAGGCTCGACGTATCGTGGATTTCCTAACAGGGACAGTCTATGCGTTAGACGGCGATATCAAACGAGTAGGTGATGAGATTTTCCTTTGCACACCAGCTGGTCTGGAAATCGATAGTTCAACGGCTCAATCTTTCGCAGATGGAAGTATGTTTGATCTGTAA
- a CDS encoding RNA-binding protein has protein sequence MDTNVYQHFRVDERPFIDSVGDWIEQVQSQYAPYLTEFLDPRQCYILETLIRQNSDLRFQLYGGYEQAERKRCLIFPDYYEPVDDDFEMSLYEIHYPSKFASLSHGKILGTLVGTGIKRSYFGDIISDDDRWQVFIADEIDHFVVNQVTKIGKVAVRLEEINYTDMILPKDSWTQERGTVSSLRLDSVISEIYNISRQRSKQLIESGKVKVNWTENTKPDFLLELLDIVSIRGYGRIQIQDLEGKTKKDKCRVLFGVLRK, from the coding sequence GTGGATACGAATGTGTATCAGCATTTCCGAGTAGATGAACGTCCGTTTATTGACTCTGTCGGAGATTGGATCGAACAGGTCCAAAGTCAGTATGCACCTTATCTGACAGAATTTCTTGATCCAAGACAATGTTACATCTTAGAGACCTTGATTCGCCAAAATAGTGACTTGCGTTTTCAATTATACGGTGGCTATGAGCAAGCAGAACGAAAAAGATGCTTGATTTTCCCAGACTACTATGAACCAGTTGACGATGATTTTGAAATGTCGTTATATGAAATCCATTACCCAAGTAAATTTGCCAGTTTGAGTCATGGAAAGATTTTAGGTACACTAGTTGGCACAGGGATTAAACGTTCTTACTTCGGTGATATTATTTCAGATGATGACCGATGGCAAGTTTTCATTGCAGACGAAATCGATCATTTTGTCGTTAATCAAGTGACTAAAATCGGGAAAGTGGCTGTTCGCTTAGAGGAGATCAATTACACAGATATGATCTTGCCAAAAGACAGCTGGACTCAAGAAAGAGGTACGGTCAGTTCACTTAGACTGGATAGTGTGATTTCGGAAATTTATAATATTTCAAGACAGCGTTCAAAGCAGCTGATCGAATCGGGGAAAGTAAAAGTTAATTGGACAGAAAATACAAAACCGGATTTTTTGCTTGAGTTATTAGATATTGTTTCGATCAGAGGATATGGTAGAATACAAATCCAAGACCTTGAGGGGAAAACAAAGAAAGACAAGTGCAGGGTGTTGTTTGGTGTATTACGTAAATAA
- a CDS encoding YggS family pyridoxal phosphate-dependent enzyme has protein sequence MIADNLQNIKQDIQDSCALVHRDPKEVTLVAVTKSVESLQTEELINAGVTHCAENRVDKLLQKKQDLLKYSEVKWHLIGNLQRRKVKLIVNEIDYFHALDSLKLAEEIQKRLEKQLACFVEVNVSGEVSKHGISPAELLPFLESLAAYPNIQVVGLMTMAPKDASAEQIRKVFETLRELRDLAQSKQYTHAPCTELSMGMSQDFQLAIEEGATFIRVGTALFKDEEEE, from the coding sequence ATGATTGCTGACAACTTGCAGAATATCAAGCAAGACATTCAGGATTCGTGTGCTCTTGTTCATCGTGACCCGAAAGAAGTGACATTAGTAGCTGTTACAAAATCTGTAGAATCACTCCAAACTGAAGAATTAATCAATGCTGGAGTCACACATTGTGCAGAAAATCGTGTCGATAAATTGTTGCAAAAAAAACAAGATTTGCTTAAATATTCTGAAGTGAAGTGGCATTTAATTGGTAATTTACAACGCAGAAAGGTAAAATTGATTGTAAATGAAATTGATTACTTTCATGCGTTAGACAGTTTGAAATTAGCAGAAGAAATCCAAAAAAGATTAGAAAAACAATTAGCTTGTTTTGTGGAAGTCAATGTGTCTGGTGAAGTATCGAAACACGGTATCTCACCAGCGGAGCTTCTACCTTTCTTAGAATCTTTAGCAGCCTATCCAAATATACAGGTAGTGGGACTTATGACTATGGCACCGAAGGACGCTTCTGCTGAACAAATTCGTAAAGTGTTTGAAACGCTGAGAGAATTGCGTGATCTTGCCCAATCAAAACAATACACACATGCACCATGTACCGAACTGAGCATGGGGATGAGCCAAGATTTTCAACTTGCAATTGAAGAAGGAGCTACATTTATCCGTGTAGGAACAGCGCTATTCAAAGACGAGGAGGAAGAATAA